Proteins encoded within one genomic window of Humulus lupulus chromosome 1, drHumLupu1.1, whole genome shotgun sequence:
- the LOC133831090 gene encoding uncharacterized protein LOC133831090 → MFRRPSLLSEDELRPLRRSFNTNIPDSFVNYITKEGFSKNGLEFAKDKEAYHMFLSDFNQSGEDIFCDCRVLKEDAKLQIYEIKRAYVRHMLRDISCLEKDLDMRLDLCTRRPVTTLTDDELQGIKELIDSAILDREVKGGLRWPLGNAVSGDKIRVTAVWHVISKKYKNPSLKLKIKNVDRYKFLSSTEEPRREVVIMLKGVASELMKQRADMNLISEMLKDDLKAIWNNFL, encoded by the exons ATGTTTAGGAGGCCTAGTTTGCTCTCTGAGGACGAACTAAGGCCGTTGAGAAGATCATTTAACACAAACATTCCAGATTCATTTGTCAATTACATAACAAAGGAAGGTTTCTCAAAGAATGGACTTGAATTTGCAAAAGACAAAGAAGCATATCATATGTTT CTTTCTGATTTCAATCAATCAGGAGAAGATATTTTTTGCGATTGTAGGGTACTAAAAGAAGATGCAAAACTTCAAATATACGAG ATTAAACGTGCTTATGTGCGGCACATGCTCAGGGACATATCTTGCCTTGAAAAAGATTTGGACATGAGGCTGGATCTATGCACCAGAAGACCTGTTACTACACTTACT GATGATGAACTGCAAGGCATTAAGGAATTGATTGATTCAGCTATTTTAGATAGAGAAGTTAAGGGTGGACTGAGATGGCCCTTGGGGAACGCAGTTTCTGGAGATAAAATTCGTGTGACTGCAGTCTGGCATGTAATaagtaaaaaatacaaaaatccaTCACTAAAgctgaaaataaaaaatgttgaTCGGTATAAATTTTTATCATCAACTGAGGAACCTAGAAGGGAGGTTGTTATAATGCTAAAAGGAGTAGCTTCAGAATTAATG AAACAAAGGGCTGATATGAATCTCATTAGTGAGATGTTGAAAGATGACTTGAAGGCTATATGGAACAACTTTCTTTGA